The genomic stretch TGCATCTGTATCGAGTTAAGTTCACTCCACAGCTGGCTTGAAATGTCGCCGATGTAGCTGACTAATTGGTACCTGTTGTATAGCACAATCAGTTGGTACGCTGTCAAGGAGGACGTTCACGTGTGTCTGCGAGCAGAGGTTCACTGGTTTGAGCCCGGTATGGGGATAGGGCAGCGTTTCCCAAATGAGGGGTCGCGACCCTGATCCTGGTGACCCAGAGCAAACACTATAATACACTGATTTGAAAATGGTGTCTTGAGGAAAAACTCTGAATAAAAACAATAATGGCTCTTGGTTCATAGAATATTATGACCTCATAACTGAAAGATAAGACTCCCAGGAACACGTATGACTTCTGTTTCCCTCTACAACACCCACAAAGCCTCATTAGAACAGAGTGGAGTGGACAAGACCAGGCGCTAAATCAGGGTggcattttctgagctaaactgaccaagatgcacctccaacaacaacacataaaacctcacataattctgccTAAAAACAATGTCATTTTCTCTCAACGAGTGGCATATGGGCTTTTTAGGTGAGAGCTGATGCCGCCCTgtgataagcagtgcccactttgtcTAAGGCAGGGGCGCTAAATATTTTGCTTGTTCATTCCCAGCGCACCTCTCCAGGTTCTGTTGGAGAGACGCATCGCTGCAGCGGTCCACCAATGTCCACCAAAAAATGTATCTAACATAAATCATGTAGCAGATCTAGAATATGGTATAAATAATAtgtggcctcctgagtggcgcagtggtctaagacactgcatcgcagtgctagctgtgccactagagatccgtgagtccaggctctgtcgcagccggccgcaaccgggagacccatcaggcgacacacaattgtcccagcgtcatccgggttaggggagggtttggccggcagggatgttcttgtcccatcgtgcactagcaactcctgtggcgggcgcaatgcacgctgacacggtcgccaggtgtacagtgtttcctccaacacattggtgcgacttggctgggttgtgttttggaggacgcacggctctcgaccttcgcctctcccgagtccagcgatgggacaagactgtaactaccaattggataccatgaaattggagagaaaaaggggtataaaaaaagaaatgtctatgtggccttttctgtagcctagaggctggagataaaatggaTGACAATGTAATGACACAGACACTTTTTACACTTTTTACATCCTGTAACTCCTGTAACTCCTTTATCTCCTGTAACTCCTTTATCTCCCATAACTCCTTTATCTCCTGTAACTCCTGTATCTCCTGTAACTCCTTTATCTCCTGTAACTCCTATATCTCCTGTAACTCCGGTAACTCCTGTAACCCCTATATCTCCTGTAACTCCTTTATCTCCTGTAAATCCTGTATCTCCTGTTACTCCTGTAACTCCTATATCTCTTGTAACTCCTTTATCTCCTGTATCTCCAGTATCTCCAGTAACTCCTGTAACTCCTATAACTCCTTTATCTCCTTTAACCTTTTTACCTCCCATAACTCCTTTATCTCCTGTAACTCCTGTATCTCCTGTAACTCCTTTATCTCCTGTAACTCCTTTATCTCCTGTAAATCCTGTATCTCCTGTTACTCCTGTAACTCCTATATCTCTTGtaactcctgtctctcctgtaacTCCGGTAACTCCTGTAACTCCTTTATCTCCTGTAACTCCTGTATCTCCTGTAACTCCTTTATCTCCTGTAACTCCTGTATCTCCTGTAACTCCTGTCTTTCCTGTAACTCCTTTATCTCCTGTAATTCCTGTATCTCCTGTAACTCCTTTATCTCCTGTAACTCCtgtaaccagtggtggaaaaagtaccaaatgatcatacttgagtaaaggtaaagataccttaaaagaaaatgactcaagaaaaagtgaaagtcacccagtaaaacactacttgagtaaagtctaaaagtatttggttttaaatatacttaagtatcaaaagttggtctcccgagtggggcagtggtctaaggcactgcattgcagtgctagctgggccactagagtccaggctctgtcgcagccggccgtgaccgggagacccatggggcggcgcacaattgacccagcatcgtccgggttaggggagggtttggtcagtagggatgtccttgtcccatcgcgcactagcaactcctgtggcgggccgggcgcagtgcacgctgacacggtcaccaggtgtacagtgtttcctccaacacattggtgcggctggcatctgggttaagtgggcattgtgtcaggAAGCAGTGCGGcctggcttggttgggttgtgtttcggaggacgcacggctctcgaccttcacctctcctgagtccatacgggagttgcagcaatgagacaaggcTGTAACTACTGATTGGATGTCACGTTCTggccttagttcctttgttttgtgtaACTTGCGTGCACGTCTGTGGGTTACGTGTTTCCCATTTCGTGGGGTTtgctggacagtttaagtccctGTGTTTGGGGCGTTTGTTTTGTtgtacgccctgtgttttcgtggggttggcttatgttcgccaTTTTGTGCATTAAAttagcactaccctgaactctctgcttcctgcgcctgacttctcacccactacaCCCAGAATGTTACATTGGATACCAAGaagttggggagaaaaaggggtaaaaaataaataaacaagttaataataataagtatcaaaagtacatgtaattgctaaaatatacttaacaatataaaaagtaaaagtataaaaaatttcaaattccttatattaaccaaaccagatggcaccattttcttgtttttaaacagATAGCCAAGgctacactccaacactcagaaatactttacaaacgaagcatgtgtgtttcgTGAGTCCACAAGATCAtagacagtagggatgatcagggatgttttcttgataagtgtgtgaattagaaaaGGTTCCTGTCCTagtaagcattcaaaatgtaacaagtactttcgGGTGTCAGGGATAATGTAttcagtaaaaagtacataattgtctttaagaatgtagtgaagtaaaagtaaaatatataaatagtaaagttaagtacagatacccaaaacaaCTACTtaggtagtactttaaagtattttcactGCCTGTAACTCCTGTAACTCATTATTTTGTTACTTTCTTTTGTTCTACTTTCTAGTTCTTGTTACTTAGAGATTATCCTGTCCATTCACTACATGAACTGTAAaattgtgtgtgtacctgcactGCCTcaagagacctgtgtgtgtgtgtgtgtgtgtgtgtgtgtgtgtgtgtgtgtgtgtgtgtgtgtgtgtgtgtgtgtgtgtgtgtgtgtgtgtgtgtgtgtgtgtgtgtgtgtgtgtgtgtgtgtgtgtgtgcgtgtgtgtgtgtttctgcctcCAGCTATGTGCAGTAAGTGTGGGATTCAGAACAGCCGTTCGTCATCTCCAGTGTGGGTTTGTAGGATCTGCAGTGAACATCAAGAGGTGAGGTGGAAAGAAGTGAGAGGAAAGAAGTGAGAGGAGAGGCGTGaggggcagaggggaggagacaaggggagagtgatgaggggaggaaggaagtgagaggagaggcgtgaggggcagagggggaggagacaaggggagagtgatgaggggaggaaggaagtgagaggagaggcgtgaggggcagagggggaggagacaaggggagagtgatgaggggaggaaggaaggagaggagaggcgtgaggggcagaggggaggagacaaggggagagtgagtgagagggagaggcgtgaggggcagagggggggggagacaaggggagagtgatgaggggaggaaggaagtgagaggagaggcgtgaggggcagagggggaggagacaaggggagagtgatgaggggaggaaggaagtgagaggagaggcgtgaggggcagagggggaggagacaaggggagagtgatgaggggaggaaggaagtgagaggagaggcgtgaggggcagagggggaggagacaaggggagagtgatgaggggaggaaggaagtgagaggagaggcgtgaggggcagagggggaggagacaaggggatgaggggagaagtgatgaggggaggaaggaagTGAGAGGAGGAAGGCGtgaggggcagagggggaggagacaaggggagagtgatgaggggaggaaggaagtgagaggagaggcgtgaggggcagagggggaggagacaaggggagagtgatgaggggaggaaggaagtgagaggagaggcgtgaggggcagagggggaggagacaaggggagagtgatgaggggaggaaggaagtgagaggagagacaaggcgtgagggggcagaggggaggggggagacaaggggagagtgatgaggggaggaaggaagtgagaggagaggcgtgaggggcagagggggaggagacaaggggagagtgatgaggggaggaaggaagtgagaggagaggcgtgaggggcagagggggaggagacaaggggagagtgatgaggggaggaaggaagtgagaggagaggcgtgaggggcagaggggaggagacaaggggagagtgatgaggggaggaaggaagtgagaggagaggcgtgaggggcagagggggaggagacaaggggagagtgatgaggggaggaaggaagtgagaggagaggcgtgaggggcagagggggaggagacaaggggagagtgatgaggggaggaaggaagtgagaggagaggcgtgaggggcagagggggaggagacaaggggagagtgatgaggggaggaaggaagtgagaggagaggcgtgaggggcagagggggaggagacaaggggagagtgaTGATGGGAGGAAAGAAGTGAGAGGAGAGGCGtgaggggcagagggggaggagacatggggagagtgATGAGGGGAGGAAAGAAGGGGTGGAGAGACAGTCAGTAGCTTTAATCATTTTAATAATAATTCTCAGTACCCTCTAATTATCCTCCATTGAATATTCCCTCTTATGAGAAACGATTGTGGTTGTTTGTCCCTTCAAAATCGaaatggagagacagatggagagaaaaggggagagagaggaagataaggggtagaagagagagaaggaggaagataaggggtaaaagagagaagggggagagaggaagagagagaagggggaagagagtgaATGGGTAgacgagagaaggagggagatgagggttCAGCTGGTTCAGTCACTatttttcagaccctttaattAAATGGTCCTACTTGTCAATCAATGTGCGATAACTCATCTGCTAAGCACGCTACCCCCCCTCcatctcattttctctctttccatctaattctctccctctccctctctctatatctcctgcgatctctctcattctttctctacatatcttccctctctctctcttcctctgtgtctctccatctctcgttttATGTCTAGATGTTGAAGCGTTCTGGAGCATGGTTCTTTAAGGGACAACCCCAGCAagtcctccctgctcccctgccCATCTCCAGGCCCAGAGGGACAGGTACAGAGAGCCCCCGTACCCAGACCCCTACCCATGCCCATCACCAGCCCAGTGCCCAGCCCAGCTACCAGTCAGACCCTGGTGCAGAGGACTACACAGAGCGGCAGGAGCAGCAGGATAACTCCTACTCCAACATACAAAACCAAAGTGAGCAGTGGAAACAAGCATTTCCATTTCACTACTAGTTGGACTTGTATGAGAGGTAAAAGCAAAATCTTTTAGTTTGTCTCAGATGTTGGGTATCGAGGAcatatatatttcaaaatgtcatcttcctctctctgtcacgtCTCAGAGCCCACTGATGAGCCCCCATACTCCAGTTCGGAGCAACAGGACCCAGAGGGCAATAGCTCTGCTCAGACACTAGAGGGTGTTGCTGAGGCCCAGATTAGCCCTGccgtggtggaggaggtggtgaagaTGGAAAGACAGTTAGGCTCCAGACCTCCCACAGCCAGGGGAAGAGAGAACCCTCCAGCTCCGGCTGACACAGTCACAGCACAGGGTATgattaaagggacatttcacccaaattacaaaattacatatgTGTTGCCTTCTCCCCTCTGAAAGCAGTCGATGGATAAGAAGAAACAACTTTGGTTTTGTTAACCTACCAATTGCCACCGACGACTAACTTGCATAATCGCTTCTACTTTGAAATTGAGACTGGCTAGATATCTGTATTTCTCTTCGTCAGCCCCTGCACCACAGAAGAGCAGATGcccacagcagagagaggagagagcgccATCTCTAGTCAGGGAGGAGAAACCCACTCCTGCCCCCAAACCCAGCATGGCACCACGCACAGGCCCCGCTCCCAACGAAGACAATGACAACGAATACGACTCTGATGAATCcagtaagtgagtgtgtgtg from Oncorhynchus tshawytscha isolate Ot180627B linkage group LG09, Otsh_v2.0, whole genome shotgun sequence encodes the following:
- the LOC121847299 gene encoding rabphilin-3A-like, which codes for MCSKCGIQNSRSSSPVWVCRICSEHQEMLKRSGAWFFKGQPQQVLPAPLPISRPRGTGTESPRTQTPTHAHHQPSAQPSYQSDPGAEDYTERQEQQDNSYSNIQNQSEQWKQAFPFHY